The genomic interval CATAATCAATATAGAAATCTAACAGGCTAATAATACAAACCCAATATAAATTTCAGGGCCCTCAAATTGTAACCTGCGAATtgtatgtttttcatttatttcaaacagtgtttttgtgtatcTTATCTCCCAGCTCTAAATGCCCAGGCTGCCCTGTCGCAAGTCCGTGAGCGGCAGCTCGCCATCCAGCCTCTTCCTGAGGCCAACGGAGGCTCATCCAGTGACggccctctctccatcacaggCCTACCCCGGCCTGAGCACTGTGAGGGGGCTGCATCAGGACTGAGAGGCCCTCTGCCCTCATCACAGCCTACCCCCATCCCTGTCCCGTCTGGGAGCCCCTGCTTTCTCCCTCCAGCCAACAGCACCCTGCAGCCCGCCCAGCCAGCAAGCGCTCTTACTGGCAGTGTCCAGCAGCACCCGGCGCTGACACATGCGGAGGAGGCTGTGCTGCACAAACTCAGATGGGCGACACAAGAGCTGCAGCACGCTGCCTCTGTGGAGGCCTGTGTTCAGCTGTGCAGTCTGATCCGCGGCTGTGCTGACTCTCTACGCAGCCTAAAGGAGCTACGGCTATCGTGAACCCAATTCACAActacatcagtacacacacacctggcacagctacatcagtacacacacacacctggcacagctacatcagtacacacacacacctggcacagctacatcagtacacacacacacctggcacagctacatcagtacacacacacctggcacagctacatcagtacacacacacctggcacagctacatcagtacacacacacctggcacagctacatcagtacacacacacctggcacagctacatcagtacacacacgcctggcacagctacatcagtacacacacgcctggcacagctacatcagtacacacacgcctggcacagctacatcagtacacacacgcctggcacagctacatcagtacacacacgcctggcacagctacatcagtacacacacgcctggcacagctacatcagtacacacacgcctggcacagctacatcagtacacacacgcctggcacagctacatcagtacacacacgcctggcacagctacatcagtacacacacgcctggcacagctacatcagtacacacacgcctggcacagctacatcagtacacacacacacacgcctggcacagctacatcagtacacacaaacacacgcctggcacagctacatcacacacctgatacagctacgtcagtacacacacacacatctgatacAGCTacgtcagtacacacacatctgatacAGCTacgtcagtacacacacacacacacctgatacagctacgtcagtacacacacacacacacctgatacagctacgtcagtacacacacacacacacctgatacagctacgtcagtacacacacacacacacctgatacagctacgtcagtacacacacacacacacctgatacagctacgtcagtacacacacacacacacacacacctgatacagctacgtcagtacacacacacacacacctgatacagctacgtcagtacacacacacacatagacctgGCACAGAtgcatcagtacacacacaaacagacctgGCACAGCTGCatcagtacatacacacacctgatacagctGCATcagtacacatacaaacacctaATACAGCtgcatcagtacacacacacacacacacacacacacagacctggcACAGAtgcatcagtacacacacagacctggcacagctacatcagtacacacacctGGCACAGCTACATCACACACCTGATATAGCTACATCAgtacatacgcgcacacacctgatacagctacgtcagtacacacacacacatagacctgGCACAGAtgcatcagtacacacacacacacacacagacctggcACAGAtgcatcagtacacacacacacacacagacctggcACAGAtgcatcagtacacacacacacacacagacctggcACAGAtgcatcagtacacacacacacagacctggcACAGCtgcatcagtacacacacacacacccgataCAGCTGCATCagtacgcacacaaacacctgatACAGCTGCATCagtacgcacacaaacacctgatACAGCTGCATCagtacgcacacaaacacctgatACAGCTGCATCAGtatacgcacacaaacacctgatACAGCTGcatcagtatacacacacacacacacacacacacagacctgacacagatgcagcagtacacacacacacacacagacctggcACAGAtgcaccactacacacacacacacctggcacagctacatcacacacctgatacagctacatcagtacacacacacacacctgatacagctacgtcagtacacacacacacacacacctgatacagctacgtcagtacacacacacacacctgatacagctacgtcagtacacacacacacacacctgatacagctacgtcagtacatacacacacagacctggcACAGCTGcatcagtatacacacacagacctggcACAGCtgcatcagtacacacacacacacacacacacacctggcacagCATTCAGTAATCTGTATGACCATACTCCTATAGATTGTCCTGTAGCAGTCTCAAAACTGAATGTGACCAGTTATGTTTGTACATCTATGCTGTGTGTCTAACGTTTTTACTGAAATATATTGCTGCCAGTGTGCATGGtttgcatttcttttctttgggGGAGGTGGCTGTATAAGGGTTATAGAGGCCTCACTAATAATTTAAAGTGGGTGGTTTTGCCAAATACCAACTGATCTTtcagatagaaaaaaaataattagctGCTCGGAATTGCAGACAATTTTAAATGGTCAGTCAATAACAAAAAGATAACGAGTTAAAATCCTTTTAATCTGCTGGAAGTGACAGTGCCTCCTAGCTTCCCAACGCAGTACTGGAATTGACGAGGAGGTACAGTGGGCGTGGTTATGTTTACAAGACAAAAGGACAATGCTAAGCGAAAACAAATCTGGGGCAGCATCTGTAAAGCTGTTCTAACCCAAACTAATTGTGCTCGAAGACAAGCGAGGTTTAACGTGCGGCGACGTGTAGAAATCAAATTGGTACAAATTCAAAAACTGACCAACGAAGGTGATCGGCATTTTTAGTTATTCAAGTGAGCTTTACGGATAGCTGTAGCTGATCCAGTTTTTGTCCAAAAATTGTACGTTCATTCAGTTGTAGGCTATTCAACTAATTTTGTCAATTTCGGaaactaattaactaattttACGTCAGTTGCTACAGTCTGAGAAAGCTGTTATGTACTGGCTTaactcttttattttttttttaaagccatcgGGGTTTGTCAACTAAcactattatttaaaaaatcagaacTTATCAACATCGAAAAATAAGTTGGATTTGCACGTGAAGCCATTCTGAAAAGAAGAATGAACGGATTCCGGTCGAGTCCAGCTGAATGTGCCGCTGGAAGTGTCTGTTCCATTGAGGGTCTGCCGCCTTTACCGAAAGGTCTTAGTGGCATTCTCAACTCCAGTGGGGGATCTTGGAGAGACATTGAAAAAGTGTACAGTAAAAGAACGCGGATTCAGGCAGATATCAGCAAGTCCAGAGTGAGCGATTCTCTCGGCCGCAGCAAGCCTGCAAGTCTGGACGCGGCTCTAGCCATGCTGCGCAAAGAGATGGTGAGCACGCCGGAAGGCGGAGAAGCGCTCTGAATGGAAGGAAAACATGCATGTCGTTGTTGCCATTTGTCTAACTGCAGCATCTACCGCGGCATTTATTTAATGCGATAACTGCTTGAGTGCCAGCGACATAAAAAGTTTGAGTAATTACGTTTCTAGTAACTTGGGCAGGCCACTGCCTGAACAAACGTTTTTAAACCCGCGCATGTGTAATGGGTCAATGTTTAGGCAATAACTattgcataaaatgtttttcctaGGTGGGGCTGAGACAGTTGGACATGTCCTTGCTGTGTCAGTTGTGGTCTCTGTACGAGTCTATACAGGAGTATAAAGGAGGCTTCCAGGACATCTCCTCCACTGAAAACGGCTACtctgaagatgaggaggaggaggaggaggaggaagatgaccCTACTGAAGAAGTAAATGGGGGGACCGCATTGGTGTGCCCACAACCAACCCAGAACTCCCGTGACCAGTGGATTAAGGACTCTTTCCACATTCCCCTTTAAGAAAGCATGCCAAGGGCGCGGGGCAGCTGTGACTCTCCTCAGCTTCAGCTGTTACTGATCGGCTGGAGCCAGTAAAGCAGAGATACTGCAACACGGCAACATTTCTTTAGGCTCTCATTATGAACAATGGTAATTATCCATTCcttttgactttatttttggACATAAAGTACAGTCATGATTGTTAAAGTCTGTTTtacaggctttaaaaaaaacaactgactCACTTCCTTCTGCTCGAGGACATAAAGGCCGGATAGAGGGAAAGGGAAGTAGTTTCAGAATCAGGGCAGAGTGAGATTATCCTGAGCTTCATGGTTCCGAACAGGATCAATCAGACACAAAGCCATTCAGATTTCTTTTTTGACAAAAGATCTGAGTGAGTcaaaaatacatgaacttaGCAGTATCAGTTCTAAGAATCACAACAAAGACCACAGCTGGGAGATGCTGCTCCGAGATCCTTTATGATCTTTCATACATGCCCTGGGCTCACAAACATTAAGAAAAACACCATAATAAATTCTCATTACTATGTAGCAGTTACATTTCTTATTCATTTCTTATACAGCATTTATAAGCCCTTTCATTTAATCCTAATATTATAttgaatttattattttattgtgccCAATAATCAGTATGGTTATTGAATGTGGTcatttaatttgtaataaattgtttataaaCCCAAATGTTACgtatattatttttagaaaaaaaactgcatgatCATAAAACAGCTCTATCAAAGCCAAAGATCTACTACCTTTATCAAAAATAGTATCTTTTCTTCTCACAGGGCCATTAAAAACCTTAACGTAGGATTCCAATGTAAATAATAGCCAGATAGTACAAATTTgctgtcataaatgtaaacatacttCATTACATTATCACCACAGTGTTATTATATAGcagttatttgcatttttaaatcttttaccagtatattacatatttatggAATATTCCATAACAGGAATCAAAGACTAATCATTGCTAAATAAAATTCTAAAGATATTTGTATTGAAGAATTCCTTGCCAAAGTGGTGTGAATGGACAATAGTAAAATTTcaggttttaaaataaatggtcAATTATTTAGTGCTTTATGTTGATTCTGGTCACACTTTACATATCTTGTCATTCTTCTCAATTCAGTCTTACCTCAGGCTggaaaactgcaaacaaaaaaatctgaaaagccTTAGTAGAGACTTCAGGCAAATGTGAGGAAAATTATCCACTAGGTGGTGCTCATttcttaatttaaatttaaCGTTTGCTATGTTATTAGCACTAGTAGCAAACTTCATCAAAGCGAAACACTGAAGTTGAAAAACATAACTAATCTTTTGGTTGTATTTACTCTTTAGACCAAATAAATTATATTCTAAAATTATAAAATAGAGCTCATAAACCCAGAAGACCCTGAAAAATTGGTAGTTAAAGTGGCATTTTAATCACTTGAACTGCCGAGCCAAAGCACGCTCTGTCCTCTCCATGGAGGGTGACCAGGCTcgcatacatataaacaaatgatttcAGTGGGCATGTGCTTATTAGGAAATGCATTTAGCCTGTTTGTCCTCAAGGGGAGGAAGAGATAAATCACCAGCCTAAAATACAACCACAGTTAAGTACAAAAGATTAAGGCCAATGGCATTTAAGACATCTAAATccttttatttagttattatgAAGGTCTCTGTATATTGCAACCTTCAACATATCTAAAGTCTTACAAAAGATTGTGCAAGCAAATCTTATTTCATGTACCTTTTTTACACTTACCACTCATCATTATCAAAAACAGTAATTTATTAGGTAATTTATTAGTAATTTATTAttgggtagtgggtagtggtctGTTTCTGGCCATATGTACATTGTATTAGCcatcctccatctctgtctgtggTCAGTTGCTGACTACAGAACAGCTGTCAAATTGATATTTCTGGCCAGAAAGCCACtctaaacacagcagtgacatgtTCAAAAACTCAGAAGCACTACTGTCTGACACAGTCAAATAGCTGTAAACGAAAGTAGTAATGTAGCAAGTGAATACAGGTGCACAGCAGGTGTTCCTAATAACATGGGTGgtgtatagatagataggttGATAAAGCTTAATTATCCAAATAGAAAATTCAGTTGGTCAGTGGTGTAGCCTATATATTACACGACGTTCATGCTAAAAGCAGGTATTTGAGCAACCATGCCTCAGCGGGTTGCAATCCAGTTAATGCGAGTAAATTCTTTATTGGATGGAAgtacaaaaatgttaacaaataaAGGTTAGTGCCAAGTATCCATAAAGTTTGAAGCAGGACCATTAAAATTCTGAGAGTAAATGAATACTCCACATTTATCTTTTTCTGAAAAACACTTAATAACCCTATTCCACATGaagttcagttttgtttgggcaagatttttttctttttgggtgAATGCTTTCAAGATACAGAGCTAAGTCATTTTGCTTTATCATCTGGCTCTGaattcacaaaaaaattaatctGTTTATAATCTGTATCTAAGatacatttattgtatttacgatacttttttcctctctctgagCCCTTTTGTGGGTGATCTAACTGATTAcatacagcacactggagtGTTCATGCATTTTAAATCTTTCCTTGGAGATTCACACGCTGTAATGGGCAGAGATCAGGAACTGTTTGGTTTTTAAGATCTTTTTCAGACTTCTAACAAGATTATGCTATCTGTCTTTGTGTACTTTCTTACACTCCAGTGGGCCCCTATACCATATTTGGATCAACTGttgaattaatgaaaaataaaatgtacaaatatctAAGGGAGATTTGACAATGGGAATGTAAATCTCTAGTCAGCCAGCAGAGGGATTTGGGTTTGGGCTGTGTGTTACTGCATAAGCCTGGGGCATTCTCCCTGCTAGCACACAGAGCCACCCCGCTCTGTCCATCACTGCACTCCTTTACCTCCAGCTGCTtctgtctgtccatccctcCTTCCTCTCTAAAATAGACCCACTGTGGAAAATCCCACATCcccatgtctctgtcttttAAAAATACCCACCATGATTCTGGACTGGGTTCTGCTTGTGTCATGTGTCTGCTGTCTTGTTATATTAAACTGTCATGGAGTTTTGTAGAAAATGAGAAATAATTTGATGGTGTAACAATTGCTGATTAATTATCAGTGTTTGTATACTTCAATTCAAAATAATACTTAcgaacattttgtttgtttgtttaaacagtAAATAGTCAAACAAAGCTGTTATTATAGGCTCAAACGTGTACATAATAGTAGCTTACAGATTTACCAAAGATAGCCTAACAGAGAAGACAATAACTTAAGTAATTACTGTTATGACCTTGTGGTAGGACACAAAATCTATCCTGCAGTTGTACGCTGCTCCTGGACGTAGCTGCAGTAGTACTATACCCTATCATAATGACAGTAAATCGATGGAGAAGAATgcgatgatgatggtgataaaGATGACATCAATCACTATAAtcataatgataatgatataaTCACAATCATATTAGTGTGCTAATCGTGATAATGTAATTAtcataatgtaattatttgttttttctctctctactaTTGATCCTTCTAAAAGAAAACCCTAATTGTACTGTAGCTGACCTCCTAGGCAGACGGATATAGCACGATCTACAACGACGGAACTTAGCCCAGTGCTGCATCATAGGCTTTGAATGCGCTTCCCTCCTTATCTGCTCCATTCAAAACTGCCTTACAGCGCAGTGCACTAATAATGCAACTGTGTGTATGAGCTAAACGtctttttaaacacttttataaAACAGGGACCATCATTCAGTTCACATTTAATTGTTCATCGGCCAAATTGCTTTGAATTTTTCTTTCCGTTTAGTAAGACTTCATTGTACTGATAGTGGCTGCTGTCTTAATACAATGGACTTTATTTCCTGTAGACCACATAATGTATTGAACGCCAGGCAGAATCGGTTCCTCCAGCCGTGATGCGGTACTTTCCGTAAATGGCTCGCTCGATTCGAAACGATGGGTAGCTCGGTACTCGAGTTGTACAGACATTGGCTGAAGACATGTTCGTGTAGCAACGTTTGAAAGCCATTTACCGCTGCGCTGTGTTTTCCGCTATTTACGCAACTTCAACCTTGTTACTTGGTTTGCTGGAAAAACACGTCGCTGGGCTGCATATCATTTCCATGCGCATGACATTAAGCGAGACAGCGCCTAAATAGAAAATGACTTCTGTGTGGAAGAGATTACAGAGAGTCGGGAAAAAAGCTACCAAATTTCAGTTTGTGGCATCGTATCAAGAACTTACTCTGGAATGTACAAAGAAATGGTGAGTAGGCTTTTAATATTTACCCCAAATAAGTTGTTTGTCGTTCCGTTACCTCATGTTTCCTGTGTATATCACACACGTAGAATATCTGAAGGGCGTTTCTACCAACTGCAATAGTATCCGGCagtcaaatgtcaaaatgtGCTTAATGTGAAGTAGTGCTGACATCCTACCTTAATTGATTAATTTAGGTtgtaaaaagtgaaaagaaaacatttcaccCCAGAGATGTTCCACAGTTCTGGTATTAAATTACGATACGCATGACGTACCTGTTCATTGCCAGAATATATATTATTGAAGTAACTGCGCTTccgtattgttttttttttttttttactgctctCTCCAGAAAAACTCCATAGATTAGCTGTTAAATTTTCGCCAATAAAAGACAAAGTACAACAGTAGAAGCGAAGTACTTAGGTTATAATCAGATAACTCA from Electrophorus electricus isolate fEleEle1 chromosome 17, fEleEle1.pri, whole genome shotgun sequence carries:
- the znrd2 gene encoding protein ZNRD2, producing the protein MALNAEEEDFEWEPPTEAEMKVIQARRERQDKISKLMGDYLLKGYKMLGECCELCGTILLQDKQKKNYCVACQELDSDIDKDNPALNAQAALSQVRERQLAIQPLPEANGGSSSDGPLSITGLPRPEHCEGAASGLRGPLPSSQPTPIPVPSGSPCFLPPANSTLQPAQPASALTGSVQQHPALTHAEEAVLHKLRWATQELQHAASVEACVQLCSLIRGCADSLRSLKELRLS
- the fam89b gene encoding leucine repeat adapter protein 25; translated protein: MNGFRSSPAECAAGSVCSIEGLPPLPKGLSGILNSSGGSWRDIEKVYSKRTRIQADISKSRVSDSLGRSKPASLDAALAMLRKEMVGLRQLDMSLLCQLWSLYESIQEYKGGFQDISSTENGYSEDEEEEEEEEDDPTEEVNGGTALVCPQPTQNSRDQWIKDSFHIPL